The Streptomyces achromogenes DNA segment CGCCGAGCAGCTCGGCCGAGGACCTCTCCAAGGACTGCGCATCGAGGTGCTGTACGGCCGGATGCCCCCCGACGACAAGGACGCCGTCATGCGCCGCTTCGCCGCGGGTGACGTCGACGTCCTGGTCGCCACGACCGTCATCGAGGTCGGTGTCAACGTCCCGAACGCCACCGCGATGGTGATCATGGACGCCGACCGGTTCGGCGTCTCCCAGCTCCACCAGCTGCGCGGCCGCGTCGGCCGCGGCTCGGCGCCGGGCCTGTGCCTCCTGGTCAGCGAGATGCCGGAGGCCTCCCCGGCCCGGCAGCGGCTGAACGCCGTCGCCGCCACCCTCGACGGCTTCGAGCTCTCCCGCATCGACCTCGAGCAGCGCCGCGAGGGCGACGTCCTCGGCCAGGCCCAGTCCGGCGTCCGCTCCAGCCTGCGCGTCCTCACGGTCATCGAGGACGAGGAGGTCATCGCCGAGGCGCGACAGGAAGCGGTGGCCGTCGTCGAGGCGGACCCGGAGCTGACCGCCTACCCGGGCCTGCGCACGGCACTGGACGCCCTGCTGGACGAGGAGCGGGAGCAGTACCTCGAGAAGGGATGAGGAGGACCACCCGGGGGCGCGATCAGCCGCGCGACCCGCCACACTGAACCCACAGCCGCCCACCACCAAGGACCAGAGATGACCCGCGTGATCGCCGGAGCAGCCGGCGGACGTCGCCTGGCGGTGCCGCCAGGCACCGGTACCCGCCCCACCTCCGACCGCGCACGCGAAGGCCTCTTCTCCACCTGGCAGTCCCTGCTGGGCGGCCCCCTCGACGGCGAACGGGTCCTCGACCTGTACGCCGGATCAGGGGCCGTCGGCCTGGAGGCCCTGTCCCGCGGCGCTGGCCACGCCCTCCTCGTCGAGGCCGACGGCCGAGCGGCCCGCGTCATCCGGGAGAACGTGAGAAACCTCGCCCTTCCCGGCGCCGAGGTCCGCGCGGGCAAGGCCCGACAGGTCATCGAGGCGCCGCCGACCGCGCCGTACGACCTCGTCTTCCTCGACCCCCCGTACGCCGTCTCGGACAACGATCTTCGGGAGATCCTGCTCACACTCCGCTCGGGGGGCTGGCTCGCGGCCGAAGCCCTCGTCACCGTGGAGCGCAGCACCAGAGGCGGTGAGTTCCGCTGGCCGGA contains these protein-coding regions:
- the rsmD gene encoding 16S rRNA (guanine(966)-N(2))-methyltransferase RsmD, coding for MSRATRHTEPTAAHHQGPEMTRVIAGAAGGRRLAVPPGTGTRPTSDRAREGLFSTWQSLLGGPLDGERVLDLYAGSGAVGLEALSRGAGHALLVEADGRAARVIRENVRNLALPGAEVRAGKARQVIEAPPTAPYDLVFLDPPYAVSDNDLREILLTLRSGGWLAAEALVTVERSTRGGEFRWPDGFEALRARRYGEGTFWYGRAASTCEDAR